The following proteins are co-located in the Synechococcus sp. PROS-U-1 genome:
- the psb27 gene encoding photosystem II protein Psb27, translating into MLSALTGLLRPLSRAAVALGLGLCLLLTACSGDAEARLSGNYVEDTVAVSRQLRTVIDLPQDDPTHAEAEADARALINDYMSRYRPQPRVNGLSSFTTMQTAVNSLAGHYASYANRPLPEALHDRIAKELNKAEKSVVRGS; encoded by the coding sequence ATGCTTTCAGCACTGACAGGCCTGCTTCGCCCCTTGAGCCGGGCTGCCGTGGCTCTTGGCCTGGGCTTATGCCTCCTTTTAACGGCATGCAGTGGTGATGCTGAAGCGCGCCTGAGTGGAAACTACGTGGAAGACACGGTGGCGGTCTCTCGCCAGTTGAGGACTGTGATCGACTTGCCCCAAGACGATCCGACCCACGCTGAAGCTGAAGCGGACGCTCGGGCGCTGATCAACGACTACATGTCCCGCTACAGGCCCCAACCGCGCGTGAATGGCCTGAGCTCCTTCACCACCATGCAGACCGCCGTGAACTCTCTGGCCGGTCACTACGCCTCCTACGCCAACCGTCCCCTGCCGGAGGCACTGCATGACCGTATCGCCAAAGAACTCAACAAAGCCGAGAAGTCTGTGGTCCGGGGCAGTTGA
- a CDS encoding resolvase, which translates to MDSAQASAQAEALVGIDDVQKSLNRSRASVYRYTNTDPRNLNPPFNPRKLNPEYRSDQKDPLMFHPNEVARFAKDVLRIKEVTVEVLNSPSTATQQMLGSILEELRLIRTHLEGSGQAPSDLSARLDHQDRPAA; encoded by the coding sequence ATGGATTCAGCCCAGGCGTCCGCGCAGGCTGAAGCCTTGGTGGGGATTGACGACGTTCAGAAGTCTCTTAATCGTTCTCGCGCATCGGTCTATCGCTACACGAACACAGACCCTCGCAACCTCAATCCCCCCTTCAATCCCCGCAAGCTGAATCCGGAATATCGCAGCGATCAAAAAGATCCGCTGATGTTCCATCCCAATGAAGTGGCGCGCTTCGCCAAGGATGTTCTCCGGATTAAGGAAGTCACGGTTGAGGTGTTGAACTCTCCTTCAACAGCAACCCAGCAAATGTTGGGCTCAATTTTGGAAGAGCTCCGCCTGATCCGTACCCACCTCGAAGGCAGTGGGCAGGCACCCTCTGATCTGAGCGCACGCCTCGACCACCAGGATCGTCCCGCTGCTTAA
- a CDS encoding adenylosuccinate synthase has protein sequence MFLANVVVIGAQWGDEGKGKITDLLSRSADVVVRYQGGVNAGHTIVVDERVLKLHLIPSGILYPDTICLIGSGTVVDPKVMLGELDMLIANDIDISGLRLASTAHVTMPYHRLLDQAMEKQRGARRIGTTGRGIGPTYADKSQRSGIRVIDLLDEQRLSERLEGPLQEKNELLETIYGVAPLNAGDVIQEYLEYGKRLAPHVVECTQTIHQAARERKNILFEGAQGTLLDLDHGTYPYVTSSNPVSGGACIGAGVGPTLIDRVIGVAKAYTTRVGEGPFPTELSGSLNDQLTERGGEFGTTTGRRRRCGWFDGVIGRYAVQVNGLDCLAVTKLDVLDELDEIQVCVAYELNGERIEHFPSSADDFAQCKPIFETLPGWQCSTEECRSLEDLPKPAMDYLRFLADLMEVPIAIVSLGASRDQTIVVEDPIHGPKRALLSA, from the coding sequence GTGTTCTTGGCCAACGTTGTCGTCATCGGAGCGCAGTGGGGTGACGAGGGAAAAGGAAAGATCACCGATCTCCTCAGCCGTTCCGCCGATGTGGTGGTGCGGTATCAGGGTGGTGTGAATGCAGGCCACACGATCGTCGTTGACGAGCGTGTCCTCAAACTGCACCTCATTCCCTCCGGAATCCTCTACCCCGACACGATCTGCCTGATCGGATCCGGCACCGTCGTGGATCCCAAAGTGATGCTCGGCGAGCTGGACATGCTCATCGCCAACGACATCGATATTTCCGGCCTGCGTCTGGCATCAACGGCCCACGTGACGATGCCTTACCACCGCCTGCTGGATCAGGCCATGGAGAAGCAACGCGGAGCGCGCCGCATCGGGACCACAGGCCGCGGGATCGGCCCCACTTATGCAGACAAGTCCCAGCGCAGTGGCATCCGCGTCATCGACCTGCTGGACGAACAGCGACTGAGCGAACGGCTTGAGGGTCCTCTTCAAGAGAAGAACGAACTTCTTGAAACCATTTATGGCGTGGCGCCTCTGAACGCCGGGGATGTCATCCAGGAATACCTCGAGTACGGGAAGCGCCTCGCGCCCCATGTCGTCGAGTGCACCCAGACCATTCATCAAGCCGCCAGGGAACGTAAGAACATCCTTTTTGAAGGAGCCCAGGGCACGCTGTTGGACCTGGACCATGGCACCTACCCCTACGTCACGTCGTCCAACCCTGTCTCCGGCGGGGCCTGCATCGGTGCTGGCGTCGGTCCGACCTTGATTGACCGTGTCATCGGTGTCGCCAAGGCCTACACCACCCGCGTGGGAGAAGGCCCATTCCCCACGGAATTGAGCGGAAGCCTGAATGACCAACTCACCGAACGGGGTGGGGAATTCGGGACCACCACCGGCCGGCGAAGGCGTTGCGGCTGGTTTGACGGGGTGATCGGTCGTTATGCGGTTCAGGTGAATGGCTTGGACTGTCTGGCTGTGACCAAGCTCGATGTTCTCGATGAGCTCGACGAGATCCAGGTCTGCGTGGCCTATGAACTCAACGGCGAGCGGATCGAGCACTTCCCGAGCAGTGCCGATGACTTCGCGCAGTGCAAACCTATTTTCGAAACGCTTCCTGGCTGGCAGTGTTCCACCGAAGAATGCCGCAGTCTTGAGGATCTCCCCAAGCCGGCCATGGATTACCTGCGCTTCCTGGCCGATTTGATGGAGGTGCCGATCGCGATCGTCTCCCTTGGCGCCAGCCGTGATCAGACCATCGTTGTCGAAGATCCAATCCACGGCCCCAAGCGCGCGTTATTGAGCGCCTGA
- a CDS encoding proline--tRNA ligase: MRVSRLLLVTLRDVPAEAEITSHQLLLRGGYIRRVGSGIYAYLPLMWRVLQKITAVVREEMNRAGAQETLLPQLHPAELWQKSGRWQGYTAGEGIMFHLEDRQGRELGLGPTHEEVVTNLAGELLKSYRQLPVNLYQIQTKFRDEIRPRFGLMRGREFIMKDAYSFHASEADLRETYGDMDQAYRRIFERCGLDAVPVDADSGAIGGAASQEFMVTADAGEDLILISDDGQYAANQEKAVSIPSAASPLPDGPEASIPTPGLGSIESLCDAKGWDPSQVVKVLLFVATLDDETLQPLLVSLRGDQEVNPTKVVNAVSRILEKGVLDCRPITPDDQNRQKIDPIPFGSIGPDLSDDVLQGAKTWEPRFLRLADETATELARFVCGANTPDQHRFNTSWAAIGQKPTSLDLRNARAGDTCQHNAESRLTEKRGIEVGHIFQLGRKYSEAMESRFTNENGKTEPFWMGCYGIGVSRLAQAAVEQHHDDGGICWPTAIAPFEAIVVVANIQDETQAQLGEALYTELQHAGVDVLIDDRKERAGVKFKDADLIGIPWRIVVGRDAADGNVELVCRSNREVQKLPQAEAVSCLIKALHP; encoded by the coding sequence ATGCGCGTCTCCCGCCTGCTGCTGGTGACGCTGCGGGATGTTCCCGCCGAAGCGGAGATCACCTCGCATCAGCTGCTCCTGCGCGGTGGATACATCCGCCGCGTCGGGTCTGGGATCTACGCCTACCTGCCTCTCATGTGGAGGGTGCTTCAAAAGATCACAGCCGTGGTGCGCGAAGAGATGAACCGCGCCGGTGCTCAAGAGACCCTCCTCCCACAGCTGCATCCTGCAGAGCTTTGGCAGAAAAGCGGCCGCTGGCAGGGCTACACCGCTGGTGAAGGGATCATGTTTCACCTCGAAGACCGGCAAGGCAGAGAGCTGGGGCTTGGGCCGACCCACGAAGAAGTCGTCACCAACCTGGCTGGTGAGTTGTTGAAGTCATACCGGCAGCTTCCGGTGAACCTGTATCAGATCCAGACCAAATTCCGAGACGAGATTCGTCCCCGCTTCGGTCTGATGCGAGGCCGCGAATTCATCATGAAGGACGCCTACTCCTTCCATGCCAGCGAAGCGGACCTCCGCGAGACCTACGGCGACATGGATCAGGCCTACCGCCGCATCTTTGAACGGTGTGGCCTCGATGCTGTACCCGTCGATGCCGACAGCGGAGCGATCGGCGGCGCCGCCTCCCAGGAATTCATGGTGACGGCGGATGCCGGGGAAGACCTGATCCTGATCAGCGATGACGGCCAATACGCCGCCAATCAAGAAAAGGCTGTTTCGATCCCATCCGCCGCATCTCCTCTCCCTGATGGCCCGGAAGCATCGATTCCAACCCCTGGCTTGGGCAGCATCGAGAGTCTCTGCGACGCCAAAGGCTGGGATCCGAGCCAAGTGGTGAAAGTGCTGCTGTTCGTGGCGACACTGGACGATGAGACCCTGCAACCGTTGCTGGTCAGCCTGCGTGGTGACCAAGAGGTGAACCCGACCAAAGTCGTGAACGCCGTCAGCCGAATCCTGGAGAAGGGCGTCCTCGATTGCCGTCCGATCACACCAGACGACCAAAACCGTCAGAAAATCGACCCGATCCCCTTCGGATCCATTGGACCAGACCTGTCCGATGACGTCCTGCAGGGTGCCAAGACCTGGGAGCCACGCTTCCTGCGTCTAGCAGACGAAACAGCCACTGAGCTCGCCCGTTTTGTGTGTGGTGCGAATACTCCCGATCAGCACCGTTTCAACACCAGCTGGGCCGCCATCGGGCAGAAGCCGACCAGCCTGGATCTGCGCAATGCACGGGCAGGCGACACCTGCCAACACAACGCGGAATCACGGCTCACCGAAAAACGCGGCATCGAAGTTGGCCACATTTTTCAGCTGGGTCGGAAATATTCCGAAGCCATGGAGAGTCGCTTCACCAATGAAAACGGCAAGACCGAACCGTTCTGGATGGGTTGCTACGGGATCGGCGTTTCCAGGCTGGCGCAGGCTGCCGTCGAACAGCACCACGATGACGGCGGCATCTGCTGGCCGACGGCCATCGCCCCCTTCGAAGCCATCGTGGTTGTCGCCAATATTCAGGACGAGACCCAAGCCCAGCTGGGGGAGGCGCTCTACACGGAGCTTCAACACGCTGGGGTCGATGTGCTGATCGACGACCGCAAGGAGCGTGCAGGCGTCAAGTTCAAGGATGCTGATCTGATCGGCATCCCCTGGCGGATCGTGGTGGGACGCGACGCCGCCGATGGCAACGTTGAGCTGGTGTGCCGCAGCAACCGTGAGGTGCAAAAACTTCCCCAAGCAGAGGCCGTGTCATGCCTGATCAAGGCACTCCACCCCTAA